A DNA window from Pungitius pungitius chromosome 1, fPunPun2.1, whole genome shotgun sequence contains the following coding sequences:
- the acin1b gene encoding apoptotic chromatin condensation inducer 1b isoform X1, which translates to MADEDITLDGKPLQSLRVADLKLALEQRNLPKSGQKNALLKRLKGALMLENLQKSSSSHSGLQPNSQIGEEMSQNSFIKQYLAKQQELLRQRLEREAQQEEEAEESPAVVEEDEDHSEDNDCSPYVSDKKHPKIPPKPSMTRADEGKAGGELVMGHVMMACGPASGPGPILHPQEFSEAPGVRMQRGTFHQGHKEPPAPSPPRAVASLSVRVLGQPDRQGLPPVVPRAQEKEGTAPSEPGSAHPVLHLSRSAGVSGGGGGGGGGQAPEDSDDDDDDDESEDDEDWGPGPGGARRGNRAPPQPQQIPPSAPSTVARSKRKLQPPQHIPPPQVHHTPMQLRHPTPPPSPPPDLFPLPDTPKQSPPDTDDQEGEAPEASCGPRVPPFPPSTMQRQDSDSSSRSSSPEPSINRRPGPLSLLVHKMESEGAFRAAEASAAVDMSGQTAHSAAGSATSSESSLLRMERKRLQENREVEEERRLKEEKEREQHQKQERERKKVQEQEREKKRLEEEKEKERKRLEEEEKQRQKEERENERKRQQEEKERERKHQQEEKERERKQQQEDKEKEKKQEEKRREEKLLKEKSQETASKGKVAVTEAQDSGSSSDSDSKSDSSSQSSSSSCGDKIIPVKKLKKAERDAEDEKNPNGNKAERQFLSKREVSEPSAAAATEAEPDTEGSNAQQPPSGADPENSEARLEESTTPKAFAARKISLTSSKTSPAAADGAAGETDAGTAAGRKRRWGSSTAVTAKKPSISITTDSLKSLIPDIKVNQEAVVELNPEELQMSGDEDGMDTSRGDQDKGLKIRRTVTQVVSGDGQENGQVNEEEEEGEEADVAEKERPRRTSRDKRKDGVSEDASQTPAPVKLEAEPKKVTPSDSLVRRSISQQKSGVSVTLDDPVRAARQPSPPHGKVSNIIHVINLVRPFTLGQLKELLNRTGAVVEEGFWIDKIKSHCYVTYATSEEAVATRAALHGVKWPPSNPKVLRVDFCEQDQLDIQKGIVKPEREEDHVPPPAGPLPRLPPLMPEREHERDRGAAGVRDLWAERQREMERRERARGEREWDRDKIREFARPGEDEPRSRSRDRERRRRERAKSKERKTDKKATEKPDEPPVKLLDDLFLKTKAAPCIYWLPLSEEQAVQRLLDRTERQKERERRRKEQQEEEEKKREEERKERLKGREKEGGAASVGGAVAAAGTASVGAAGRGGGERERERGGDRERERGGERSRERERDGDRSRDRDGDKKRDDSSRPRRPSAGAGGRRSRSRSNPRDRRR; encoded by the exons ATGGCGGACGAAGATATTACGCTTGATGGGAAACCTCTACAATCGCTGCGAGTGGCGGATTTAAAACTCGCCCTGGAGCAAAGAAACCTCCCGAAGAGCGGGCAGAAAAATGCTCTCCTCAAGCGACTGAAAGGG GCTCTGATGCTGGAAAATCTTCAGAAGTCATCCTCCTCTCACAGTGGGCTGCAGCCCAACTCTCAG ATCGGTGAGGAGATGAGCCAGAATAGCTTCATAAAACAGTACCTGGCCAAGCAGCAGGAGCTCCTCCGCCAGAGACTGGAGAGAGAAGCTCaacaagaggaggaggcagaag AAAGCCCAGCAGTggtggaggaagatgaagaccaCTCGGAGGACAATGACTGCTCTCCCTATGTCTCTGACAAG AAGCATCCCAAAATCCCCCCTAAGCCGTCAATGACAAGGGCAGACGAGGgcaaagcaggaggagagctaGTGATGGGTCATGTGATGATGGCATGCGGCCCCGCCTCTGGCCCCGGCCCTATCCTTCACCCCCAGGAGTTCAGTGAGGCTCCCGGAGTAAGGATGCAGCGAGGCACCTTTCACCAAGGACATAAGGAACCGCCGGCCCCATCTCCTCCCCGCGCTGTAGCCTCGCTGTCGGTGCGCGTCCTGGGTCAGCCTGACCGCCAGGGTCTGCCCCCCGTAGTACCCCGAGCCCAGGAGAAAGAGGGCACTGCACCGAGTGAGCCTGGATCCGCTCATCCCGTGCTCCACCTTAGCCGTTCTGCCGGAgtgtcaggaggaggaggaggaggagggggaggtcaGGCCCCCGAGGAcagtgatgatgacgacgatgatgacgagAGCGAGGATGACGAGGATTGGGGACCCGGCCCTGGCGGGGCGCGCAGGGGGAATCGAGCGCCTCCTCAGCCGCAGCAGATACCTCCGAGCGCCCCGTCAACAGTTGCGAGATCCAAACGCAAGCTTCAGCCTCCGCAGCACATCCCACCTCCACAGGTACACCACACACCAATGCAACTGCGCCaccccactcctcctccctctccacctcctgaCTTGTTTCCCCTACCTGACACTCCCAAACAGAGCCCACCAGACACAGACGACCAGGAAGGAGAAGCCCCCGAGGCTTCATGTGGTCCGAGGGTGCCACCCTTCCCACCTTCCACCATGCAGAGGCAAGACTCTGACTCCAGCTCTCGCTCCAGCAGTCCTGAGCCCTCTATAAATCGCAGGCCAGGGCCCCTTTCTCTGCTGGTACACAAGATGGAGTCAGAGGGGGCTTTTCGTGCAGCAGAGGCCTCCGCTGCTGTGGATATGTCTGGGCAGACCGCACACTCCGCTGCTGGGTCCGCCACTTCCAGTGAATCTTCACTGCTCagaatggagagaaagaggctccaagagaacagagaagtggaggaagaaaggcgcctgaaggaggagaaagagagggagcaaCACCAgaagcaagagagagaaaggaagaaggtccaagaacaggagagagagaagaaacgcttggaagaagagaaggaaaaggagaggaaacggctggaagaggaggagaaacagcgTCAGAAAGAGGAGcgagagaatgagagaaaacGCCAgcaagaggaaaaggaaagggagaggaaacaccagcaagaagaaaaggaaagggagAGGAAACAACAGCAAGAggataaagaaaaagagaaaaaacaagaggagaagagaagggaggagaaacTGCTCAAGGAAAAGAGCCAGGAGACGGCCAGCAAAGGAAAGGTGGCCGTGACCGAGGCCCAAGACTCCGGTTCCTCCTCAGATTCTGACTCCAAATCAGACTCTTCTTCCCAatcgtcttcttcctcctgtggGGATAAAATCATCCCCGTCAAAAAGCTGAAG AAGGCCGAGCGTGATGCAGAGGATGAGAAAAACCCCAACGGGAACAAGGCAGAGAGACAATTTCTTTCCAAAAG GGAGGTGTCCGAGCCCAGCGCAGCAGCAGCGACGGAGGCGGAGCCAGACACCGAGGGCTCCAACGCCCAGCAGCCGCCCTCCGGGGCGGACCCGGAGAACAGCGAGGCTCGTCTGGAGGAG agcACCACTCCGAAGGCCTTTGCTGCTCGCAAGATATCCTTGACCA GCAGCAAGACGTCTCCAGCCGCCGCGGATGGGGCAGCCGGCGAGACGGACGCGGGGACTGCAGCCGGGAGGAAGAGGCGGTGGGGCTCCAGCACAGCGGTCACCGCCAAGAAGCCGTCCATCAGCATCACCACCGACTCGCTGAAG TCTCTGATCCCGGACATCAAGGTGAACCAGGAGGCGGTGGTGGAGCTGAACCCCGAGGAGCTGCAGATGTCCGGGGACGAGGACGGCATGGACACCAGCCGGGGCGACCAGGACAAAGGCCTCAAGATCAGACGCACCGTCACGCAG GTCGTCTCTGGTGACGGCCAAGAAAACGGACAGgtgaacgaggaggaggaggagggcgaggaggcgGACGTAGCGGAGAAAGAGCGACCACGTCGAACCTCCAGAGACAAGCGGAAGGACGGCGTGTCCGAGGACGCCTCGCAGACCCCGGCGCCCGTCAAGCTGGAGGCGGAGCCAAAGAAAG TTACCCCGAGCGACAGTCTTGTGCGCCGCTCCATCAGCCAACAGAAGTCCGGCGTGTCGGTGACCCTCGACGACCCCGTCCGCGCGGCGCGCCAGCCCTCGCCGCCTCACGGCAAAGTCTCAAACATCATCCACGTCATCAATCTG GTGCGACCCTTCACCCTGGGCCAACTCAAAGAGCTGCTGAACAGGACGGGCGCCGTGGTGGAGGAGGGCTTCTGGATCGACAAGATCAAGTCTCACTGCTACGTCACC TACGCCACCTCAGAGGAGGCGGTCGCCACCAGAGCCGCCCTGCACGGGGTCAAATGGCCTCCGAGCAATCCCAAAGTCCTCAGGGTGGACTTCTGTGAGCAGGATCAG CTGGACATTCAAAAAGGCATCGTGAAGccagaaagggaggaggaccaCGTGCCCCCACCGGCCGGTCCGCTGCCCCGGCTCCCCCCCCTGATGCCCGAGCGGGAGCACGAGAGGGACCGAGGCGCGGCGGGAGTGCGGGACCTGTGGGCGGAGCgccagagagagatggagcgcCGAGAACGGGCCCGCGGCGAGCGGGAATGGGACCGCGATAAGATCCGCGAGTTCGCCAGGCCGGGGGAAGACGAGCCGCGGTCCCGGTCCAGGGACcgagagcggaggaggagagagcgggcCAAGAGCAAGGAGAGGAAGACCGACAAGAAGG CGACAGAGAAACCCGACGAGCCTCCTGTGAAGCTGCTCGACGACTTGTTCCTGAAGACCAAAGCGGCGCCGTGCATCTACTGGCTCCCGCTCTCCGAGGAGCAG gcggtGCAGAGGCTTCTGGACCGCACGGAGCGCCAGAAGGAGCGCGAGCGGCGGCGCAAGGagcagcaagaggaggaggagaagaagcgggaggaggagaggaaggagaggctgAAGGGCCGGGAGAAGGAGGGCGGGGCGGCGAGCGTCGGgggggcggtggcggcggcAGGGACCGCGAGCGTCGGGGCAGCcgggcgcggcggcggcgagagAGAGCGGGAACGCGGCGGCGACAGAGAGAGGGAACGCGGCGGCGAGCGCAgccgcgagagagagagggacggggaCCGCAGCCGAGACAGGGACGGGGACAAGAAGAGGGACGACAGCAGCCGCCCCCGGCGGCCCTCCGCGGGCGCCGGCGGACGCCGCTCCCGTAGCCGTAGCAACCCCAGGGATAGGCGCCGCTGA